The Alphaproteobacteria bacterium genome contains the following window.
GACCTTGGAGCGTATAAGCGGCGTCAAGTTCGACATCGACCGGCTGCGGGAACACATGCGCGAATCGGCCAAGGCCGAGGAAGACCTGGTCTGGGTGCTGCAATCGGCCCGCAACCAGCCCTCGCCGATCGACGCCTTCTTCGGCGGCGTCTATTACATCGGCCCCATCTTCACGGCCTTTCGCGGCACGCCTGAGGCCACCGACTACTACGCCGCGCTGCGCCACGAAGTCGAGGAACGCCAGGCCGCCGGCATGGGCCCGATCACGCCCGAGGGCGATATGGGCGAGGAGCGCTACCGCCTGGTCGTCGACGGCCCGCCGGCCTGGACCCATTTCCGCGAATTCTGGAAGATGTTCTACGACCAAGGCGCCGTGGTCGTGGCCTCGACCTACACCAAGGTCGGCGGGGTGTTCGATTTCGGCTTTCGCCACGACCCCGATAATCCCTTGGAATCGCTGGCCGATTACTGCTTCGGCTGCTTCGGCAACCTCAACATGGAACAGCGCACCGACATAGTCGAGAGCTACATGAACGACTACCAGGCCGACGGCTTTCTCATCAATTCGGTCAAAAGCTGCAACAGCTACGCCGCCGGCCAACTCCTCATCCTGCGCGAGATCGAAAGCCGCACCGGCAAGCCGGCCGGCTTCATCGAGACCGATCTGGTCGATCCGCGCTACTTCTCGGCCGCCAATATCCGCACCCGGCTCGAGAGCTACTTCGAGATGATCGACCAGAAGCGCTCGGTGGCGGCGGCCTAGCCCCCCGCCTTCGACTTGATGAAATGCAGCGCCGCGGCCAGCGCGGCGTCGCCGGCCAGCAGAATTTTTTGCTTGAGCGGCACCGTGACGTCGGGGGTGACGCCCAGGCCCTCGAACAGCGTGCCGTCGCTGGCCCGGGGCTCGCCGATGGTGTGCATGAACGAGGCGCCGTCGGGCAACTCGCGCCAGTTGGCCGCCAGCATGAAGCCAGGTGTCCGTTGGCCGATCACCAGCACCCGGCCCAGCACCTGCAAACAGCCGGCGAAATATTCGCTGGTCGACAGGCTCAGCGCATCGACCAGCACCACCACCGGGCCCGGGTAGCGCGACGTGGCCGGCTTCAGCGTCACCTCGACCTGGCGGTCGCACAGCTTCAGCGTCGAAAAAAGTGTCGGCCGGTCCAGCAGATGGCTGGCCATCAGGTGCGCGATCTTGAGGAAACCGCCGGGGTTGCCGCGAAGATCGATGATCAGGCCCGGCGCTGCGGCCGCCTGGCGCACGAGGTCGGCGAATGCCTTGTCGACCGGCGGCGCGAAGTGGTTGAAGCGCACGTAGGCGACGCCACCAGGCAAGCGGCTGGCCGAAAATTCGACAAAAAAGGGCGGCAGTGCCGCGCTGAAGACCTGGCCCCGGCCGCGCGATCGGCGCTTGAGAGTGGCTTCGCGCTGGGCCCCTTCGCCATCCAGATAGCGCAGCGTCACCAGGCTGCCGGGCTTGCCGTCGAGCTGCCCCAAGAGGTCGCTGGCGATGCGGTTGAGGCGGTTGGCGAGGTTGAAGGGTGGCACGAGCTCGCCTTGGGATCGTTTGACCAGATCGCCGACCGCTGTGCGGCCGATGCGCTGGATGACGTAGCCCGGCCGCAGGCCGGCCGCGGCGGCCGAGAATTTCGGGCCGACCTGGCTGACCACCACCCGGTCCTCCAGATATCGCACCGCCAGGCCGATGTGGCCTTCGGCAAAGATCGCCGGCACGCGCCGCTTGATCTCGGCCTTGTCGAGCACGATGAGGTGCGAGAGCCCGAGCTCGAAGAGCATGGCGTTGAGGCGGCGGTGGCGTTCCTCGCCGCTCTTGGCGGCCAGCACGGCGGTGCGGTGGCGCTCGCCGATGGCCTGCCAGTCGTGGCCGGCGAAAGTCGGATCGAAGTGGCTTTCGTTGACCGTGTTCCAGACGATGTCGAAATAGCGCTCGGCCGGCGAGGTCGTGACGCAGGCGGCCAGACCGGCCAGCACGATAGCCGCAATCCAGCGTCTCACGGGTACTACCCCCCGGCGATCTGGCTGATGCGCTCGACGATGCCGTCCGGCGTAGCCGTCGGGCCGAAGGCGGCGGCCACACCTTTTGCCAGCATCTCGCGCTCGTCCTTGGCGGTGATCACCGAGCCCCCCAGGATCACCGGGATCTTGGCTCCCTTGTCCGCCAGTTCCTGAAAAAGCTCGTCCATGTAGTGGATGTATTCCCAGGAATGGCAGCTCAGCCCGATGACGTCCACGTCTTCTTCCATGGCGGCCTGGACGATGGTCGGCGGCAGGTTGAAGCGCCCGGCGTAGATCACCTCCATGCCGGCATCGCGCAGGATACGGGCCACCGTCATGGCGCCCACTTCGTGCTGGTCGACGCCGAGAATGCCGATCAGGACTTTTATGTTTTTGGCTGTCATGACCGGACTACTCCAGCGGCGAGGTGGCCATGTTGTAGGGATCGTAATCGCCGCCGTAGGCCTGGCGCAGCACGCCGGCGATCTCGCCCATGGTGGCAGCGGCCGCGGTGGCGGCGATGATCTCGGGCATGATGTTGTGATCAAAATCCTCGGCCTGGCCGCGCACCTCGGCCAGCGTCGTGCGCACGCGGTCCATATCGCGCTGTTCGCGAAAGGCGATGATGGCCTCGATGCGGGTATAATCGGGGTCGATCTTGCGCTCGGCCACCTCCTTCAGCAGCCTGTCCTCCTCTTCCGCGATCTGGTGGCAGTTGACGCCCACCTGCATCAGGGTGCCGTCGTCGACCTGGGCGGCCCGGCGCTCCATGGCCTTGATGAAGAGCTCGCGGAAATAGCCCTGCTCGGCCAGCTCGGCGGCATCGCCGGCCGCCTCGATCTCCTCCACCATCTGCCAGATGCGGGCCTCCATGTCGTCGGTCAAAGCCTCGACAAAGTAAGACCCGCCGAGCGGGTCGGCGACTTGGGCAACGTTGGTTTCCAGCGCCACCACTTGTTGCGTGCGCAGCCCCACCAGATGGGCCTCGGGGCTGGGCGTGCGGAAGGCCTCGTCGAAGGTCGAGATCTCGATGGCCTGGACGCCGGCCATGGCCAGCGCCAGGGTCTGGGCCGTGCCGCGGGCGATGTTGTTGACGGGTTGTTGCGCCGTCATGGAAAGGCCCGAGGTGTGCGAGGCGATGTTGCAGGCCAGCGAGCGGGGATCCTGGGCGCCGAATTCGTCCTTCATCATGCGGGCAAAAAGGCGCCGGGTGGCGCGGATTTTGGCCACAGTTTCGAAGAAATCCATGTGGCAGTTGAGCAGGATGGCTATTCTTGGGGCAAAGGCATCGATATCGAGGCCGCGGGCCATCAGGTCTCGGGTGATGTGGCGGATCTCGACAAACGCCAGCGCCATCTCCTCGACGCCGTCGATGCCGCCTTCGGAGATGTAGTAGCTGTCCTCGAGAAAGGCGTGGAACTTGGGCATCTCGTGGGTGGCGAACTCGATGGAATCGCGCGAGAGCCGCAGCCTGAGCTTGACAGGCATGCCGATGAAATAGCCCGAATCGTCGCAATAAAGCGGTGTCTGGATGATCGATCCGCGCAAGCTCTTGGCCTCGACGCCCAACTCGCGGGCCGCCAGATACGTGCCGGCCATGGCGAAGGCGGCGGGCAACGACTGGCTGATACTGATGCTGTCGAGCGGTAGTCCGGAAAAAAGATCGACGTAGTCCTGCAGCCGGCAGATCGAAACCCCGGTGGTGCCGACGCCGTGCCGGGCCATGGGGTGATCGGGGTCGAGCAGGCTGACGGTGGGCATGTCGCCGATCACGTCGATGCCGGTCTGGCCCTTTTCCAAGAGGTACTTGAACTGCTCGTTCGAGCGCTTGGGGTCGCCCTCGCCGGAAAGCTCGCGGTGGATCCAGGATTTGCGCCCGACCTCGACGCGGCGGCCGCGGGTGAAGGGGTAGGTCCCGGGATCGGCCAGCTTCTGGTCATAATCGAAGCCCTCGAGGTCTTCGGGCCGGTAAAGCGGCTTCAGCGGCAGGCCGGCTTGGGTGCTGTGATCGGACATGGCGTTGCTCCGGTTCGGGAAGTCGTTTCAGATCGAGATCTTGTCGCCCTCGGTCGGCACTTTCAGTTTCGTGGCCGAGCCCAGTTCGTCGAGCCTGGCCAAAGCGGCCTCGCCCTTCTGGTCGATGGCATCGTCGTCCTGGTCGGGATCGTGGTGGAATAGGTAAAGCGTCTGCACCTCGGCCCGGTGGGCCAGCTCGACCACCCGGCCGACCGAGGAATGGCCCCAATCGACCTTGCCGAGATATTCCTCGTCGGTATAGGTGGTGTCGGTGATCAGGGCGTCGGTGCCGCGCACGAAATCGGCCAGGGTTGCCTCGTAGCGTTCGTTGTGCTGCGGCGCCTCGGGCAGGTAGAGCTCGTTGTCGGTGACGTAGCAGAGCGATCGGCCGCCGTAGTCGATGCGGTAGCCGAGACAGGCACCGGGGTGGCTCAGCAGCATGGTACGCACGCTGATGCCGTCGATCTCGTACTGGCCTTCCTGGAGATCGCGGAAATAGACCCGGGCGCCGAACTCGCGGATGGTGATGGGAAAATAGATGCCGTCCATCTGGGCCGAGATCATCTCGCGCACCGGCATGCCGCCCTGGTTGGGGCCGAGGATCTCGAACTCGCAGCCGGTGAGGTAAAGCGGCACGAAAAAGGGCAGCGCGTTGATATGGTCCCAGTGGGGGTGGGAAATGAATATCCGGCCCTCGACCCGGCTGCGCCCCGTCGCCAGCAGGTGGTCGCTGAGTGCCTTGATGCCGCTGCCGGCATCGAAGATGAAGAAGGGGCCGCGGGCGAACTCCAGCGTCAGGCACGAGGTGTTGCCGCCATAGCGCAAGGTCTGCGGGCCGGGCACCGGCAAGGTGCCGCGCACGCCCCAAAACGTGGTCTCGATGCGGTCGGTGACGATGCGCTCGAGCTCGGCCACGAAGGTCTCGGCCGAGATCGGCTTCTGGATGAAGCCATCGGCGCCGGACTTGAGGGCGCGCTTGCGGTCGAATTCGTAGGACTTGGCCGAAACCACGATCAGGCGGGTGTCGGCCAGCAGCGCTTGTTCGCGAACCTCCTTGCACAGCGTCAGGCCGTCCTTGCCCGGCATCATCAAGTCGACCAGCAGGCAATCCGGCCGCGCCGCCTCGATCGCCGCCAAGGCCTTCTCGCTGTCGGTCTCCGACGTCACGCGGTGCCCGGCCCCTTCGAGCAGCTTGGTGAGCAATTCGACGAAGATGAGATCGTCCTCGACGATGAATATGTTCAGGACATCGCTCATGACGGGGATTCCTAGCATCAACGGGCGGTCAAATCGACTTGTTCCCAGCCGCCCCCGGCCGCAGAATTCCCGCCCATGACCGAAGACGACGACGAAACAGCCGCAAGCAGCTTTTTCGAGCCCATGTACGCGGCTTCCAGCACCGAGGGCGAGGGCCTGCCTTGGGCCCACATGCAGGCCAACGGGCAGCTCGCGGAATGGCTCCGGGACCAGCCGCCAGGGAGTGGCCGCCCGGCCCTGGTGACGGGCTGCGGCCTGGGCGACGACGCCGAGGAGATCGCCCGCCGGGGCTGGGAGGTCATGGCCTTCGACGTGGCCGAAAGCGCCATCCGGCTCTGCCTCGAGCGTTTCCCCCAAAGCTCCGTCGACTATCGCATCGCCGATCTCTTCCGGCCGCCCGACGACTGGCGCGGCGCTTTCGCTCTGGTCTTCGACAACCGCACGGTGCAATCGCTGCCGTACGAACTGCAGCCCCGCGCCATGGCCGCCGTGGCCGGCCTGGTGGCGCCCGGCGGCACGCTGGTGGTGGTCACCGAGATCGTCGGACCCGAACACCTGAGCCAGGGCCCGCCCTACCGCATGCTGGCCGAATCGCTGGTGGCCTACGAAGCGGCCGGCCTGGCGCGCCAAAGCTGGGACGAGGTTCCCCACCGCGAAGATCCCCCCTCGCGCCACGCCCGGGTGGTTTATGGCCGCTCGAGGTAACGCGATGGTGTTGGGGGGGCGCGCTCTTTGGCGCTAAGCTAAGGCCCCCCGCAATCATGCCACCGCTTCCATGCCGCCAGCCAAAGCCTCGCCCCAGGCCGCCATTCCCTCCGTTGACCGCGTGCTCGGCCTGGCCGGGCTGGCCGACGCCATCGCCGCCCATGGCCGGCCGCTGGTCACCGATGCCGTGCGCGCGGCCTTGGCCGATCTGCGCCGGCGTCTGGCCGACAAAAAAACCGGCGAGCCGGCGGCCGAGGCAGCCATCATCGCCGACGTACTGGCGCGCCTCGAAGCCCTCAAGCGGCCGCCGCTGACCAGGGTCCTCAACCTCTCGGGCACCATCATCCACACCAACCTGGGCCGGGCCCTGCTGCCGGCCGCCGCGGCCCAGGCCATGGTGGCGGCGGCGACCTCGGCGGTGGATCTGGAATACGACCTCGGCAGCGGCCGGCGCGGCGATCGTGACAGCCGGCTCGAGGGCTGGCTCTGCCGCCTCACCGGCGCCCCGGCGGCGACCGTGGTCAACAACAATGCCGCCGCCGTGTTGCTGGTGCTCGACAGCCTGGCGAGGCGCAAGCAGGTGCCGGTATCGCGCGGCGAGCTGATCGAGATCGGCGGCTCCTTCCGTTTGCCCGACATCATGGCGCGTTCGCATTGCAAGCTGGTCGAAGTGGGCACCACCAACCGCACCCATCTCGGCGACTTCGAGGCCGCGCTGGGGCCGCGCACCGGCTTGGTGATGAAGGTCCACACCAGCA
Protein-coding sequences here:
- a CDS encoding methylmalonyl-CoA mutase family protein, with translation MSDHSTQAGLPLKPLYRPEDLEGFDYDQKLADPGTYPFTRGRRVEVGRKSWIHRELSGEGDPKRSNEQFKYLLEKGQTGIDVIGDMPTVSLLDPDHPMARHGVGTTGVSICRLQDYVDLFSGLPLDSISISQSLPAAFAMAGTYLAARELGVEAKSLRGSIIQTPLYCDDSGYFIGMPVKLRLRLSRDSIEFATHEMPKFHAFLEDSYYISEGGIDGVEEMALAFVEIRHITRDLMARGLDIDAFAPRIAILLNCHMDFFETVAKIRATRRLFARMMKDEFGAQDPRSLACNIASHTSGLSMTAQQPVNNIARGTAQTLALAMAGVQAIEISTFDEAFRTPSPEAHLVGLRTQQVVALETNVAQVADPLGGSYFVEALTDDMEARIWQMVEEIEAAGDAAELAEQGYFRELFIKAMERRAAQVDDGTLMQVGVNCHQIAEEEDRLLKEVAERKIDPDYTRIEAIIAFREQRDMDRVRTTLAEVRGQAEDFDHNIMPEIIAATAAAATMGEIAGVLRQAYGGDYDPYNMATSPLE
- a CDS encoding response regulator encodes the protein MSDVLNIFIVEDDLIFVELLTKLLEGAGHRVTSETDSEKALAAIEAARPDCLLVDLMMPGKDGLTLCKEVREQALLADTRLIVVSAKSYEFDRKRALKSGADGFIQKPISAETFVAELERIVTDRIETTFWGVRGTLPVPGPQTLRYGGNTSCLTLEFARGPFFIFDAGSGIKALSDHLLATGRSRVEGRIFISHPHWDHINALPFFVPLYLTGCEFEILGPNQGGMPVREMISAQMDGIYFPITIREFGARVYFRDLQEGQYEIDGISVRTMLLSHPGACLGYRIDYGGRSLCYVTDNELYLPEAPQHNERYEATLADFVRGTDALITDTTYTDEEYLGKVDWGHSSVGRVVELAHRAEVQTLYLFHHDPDQDDDAIDQKGEAALARLDELGSATKLKVPTEGDKISI
- the bcrB gene encoding benzoyl-CoA reductase subunit B — its product is MPEPAKATDDVRKESSMLKQKAMITANHQRLGRAREEGRKVVSTFIPGNLNELLMCFDVVSNLPEANALANGMRRRSGDLIREAERFGHSEDVCTYVKADIGMFLEGNLGPTGEALPTPDLLLLSYTGCFTFMKWFELLRDMYGCETKMLHVPYLGDGIVTPSMREYVVRQIKEELIPTLERISGVKFDIDRLREHMRESAKAEEDLVWVLQSARNQPSPIDAFFGGVYYIGPIFTAFRGTPEATDYYAALRHEVEERQAAGMGPITPEGDMGEERYRLVVDGPPAWTHFREFWKMFYDQGAVVVASTYTKVGGVFDFGFRHDPDNPLESLADYCFGCFGNLNMEQRTDIVESYMNDYQADGFLINSVKSCNSYAAGQLLILREIESRTGKPAGFIETDLVDPRYFSAANIRTRLESYFEMIDQKRSVAAA
- a CDS encoding cobalamin-dependent protein (Presence of a B(12) (cobalamin)-binding domain implies dependence on cobalamin itself, in one of its several forms, or in some unusual lineages, dependence on a cobalamin-like analog.), which encodes MTAKNIKVLIGILGVDQHEVGAMTVARILRDAGMEVIYAGRFNLPPTIVQAAMEEDVDVIGLSCHSWEYIHYMDELFQELADKGAKIPVILGGSVITAKDEREMLAKGVAAAFGPTATPDGIVERISQIAGG
- a CDS encoding class I SAM-dependent methyltransferase; this encodes MTEDDDETAASSFFEPMYAASSTEGEGLPWAHMQANGQLAEWLRDQPPGSGRPALVTGCGLGDDAEEIARRGWEVMAFDVAESAIRLCLERFPQSSVDYRIADLFRPPDDWRGAFALVFDNRTVQSLPYELQPRAMAAVAGLVAPGGTLVVVTEIVGPEHLSQGPPYRMLAESLVAYEAAGLARQSWDEVPHREDPPSRHARVVYGRSR
- a CDS encoding S41 family peptidase; this encodes MRRWIAAIVLAGLAACVTTSPAERYFDIVWNTVNESHFDPTFAGHDWQAIGERHRTAVLAAKSGEERHRRLNAMLFELGLSHLIVLDKAEIKRRVPAIFAEGHIGLAVRYLEDRVVVSQVGPKFSAAAAGLRPGYVIQRIGRTAVGDLVKRSQGELVPPFNLANRLNRIASDLLGQLDGKPGSLVTLRYLDGEGAQREATLKRRSRGRGQVFSAALPPFFVEFSASRLPGGVAYVRFNHFAPPVDKAFADLVRQAAAAPGLIIDLRGNPGGFLKIAHLMASHLLDRPTLFSTLKLCDRQVEVTLKPATSRYPGPVVVLVDALSLSTSEYFAGCLQVLGRVLVIGQRTPGFMLAANWRELPDGASFMHTIGEPRASDGTLFEGLGVTPDVTVPLKQKILLAGDAALAAALHFIKSKAGG